GGAAAGGAGCTGACATTTCAGATGCAGGAATGGTTTATTACCTGCTGAAAGGGGATGAATATGGTAATCTGTCAAAATTAAAGGTGCTGATAGGGGATGGTATTTCACTTCAGAACTAACATAAAGTAAGCCTTCAGTAGCACGCTTATCCTACGATTTTTTTAAACAAACGATTGACAAATGAAAAAGATATTCAGTCTGATATTTACTGTGCTGCTTGCCTATCACCTACAAGCACAGCTACCTGCAGGCTATCCGAAAACCAATAGGGTAAAAGAAAACATCAACCTTGACTGGAAGTTTTCCAAAATGCTCAAAGGTGAAAAGCCTTCCGAAGAAAACTTTGATGATAGGGCTTGGGAGAAGGTCAATTTACCACATAATCCTGATCCGCTAGCTTTAGACCTGGACAGTGTCACGGAGCATTGGAGACAAGAGACTTTTCTGAGAGATCAGAACTGGTACCGTAAAAAAATGCGAATTGATTTGACAGAAAACGAGAAAGCTTTTATCGAATTTGAAGGAGTCCACAATGCGACAGAGTTATACGTAAATGGAAATTTTGTCGGTCGTTTTGCCGTGAACGGGTATGTCTCGCATCATTTTGATATTACGGATTTTGTAAAGTCAGGGGAGGTAAACACCATTGTGGTCAATGCGGATAACAGTTATGACCCTATGATTGCCCCTGACCCGGATGAGACGGATTATGTGAAATGGGCAGGTATCTATCGAGATGTTTATCTGGTCAAAACCAATAGACTTCACGTCAACTTCAATTGGGAAGATGCGTTTGCGGGAGTTCACATTACGACTCCAACCGTAAAAAAACGGAATGGAACAGTATCGGTAAGAACAACCGTTGTCAACGAATATTCGGAAGCATCAGATTGTCGAATCGAGACAATGATCGTGGATGCGGATGGAGCCGTTGTGAAAAAAATGACTGCTAGGTCTAACGTTGGACAAGGACAGCACAAAGTCTTCCGACAGACGACGGATATTGTGGATAACTACCATCTTTGGTCACCTGATCACCCGTATCTGTACCGTGCCGTTTCTGTCGTTTACCTAAATGATAAGCCTGTAGATTTTATAGAAAATACCTTTGGTTTCCGTTCGATCGAGCTGGTCGATGGACAAGGGTTGCTGCTGAATGGAGAGCCCTTTTTTATGATTGGTATCAACCGTCATCAAAACTATCCACATATCGGTGATGCAGTACCCAACAGTATGCATTTTGAAGCGGCTTTGGCGTATAAGAAAGCGGGGGTAAATGCGATTCGTCTTTCACATTATCCACAAGACAATGCCTTTATCGAGGCTTGTGACAAGTTGGGAATTGTGCTTTACGAAGAGCCATCCACTTGGATTCTATGGGATCAAGGAGAATGGATGGACAAGTTGGAGCAGTCCATGCGTATGATGGTTCGTAATCACCGCAATCATCCATCGATCATCATTTGGGGAGCAGGTATCAATCACAGAGGTCCTGTACCGCAGCTCAACAGTGCGGCTAAAGAAGAAGACCCTTTCCGACTAACGGCAAGTGCATCTAGTCCGTGGTGTGGAGTGAAAAATGCAGGAGGAGCTGATATCTATGCGACGATGGATTACCGCAGAACGGATTGGCCAGAGGGAGACTTCTGTCTGGTGATGGAGCATGGAGAGTCCAATGATGGACTAGCACAGCAGTTCCATATTTCTCGTTATAAAAAGCGTAAAAATAATATTGGTGCGCTGCTTTGGGTTGGCGCTGATTATAATCGTCTTCGCCCGAATCCAAAGGAGCATGATATGTATACAGAATACGGAATGCAAACCATTTACCGTGTGCCTCGTCCTGCCTACTATTGGTATCAATCTGAAAATTCAAAAGTTCCTTTCGTACACATTGCAGATGAATCTGTTTATAAAAATGAAAAAATACATGTGTACAGCAATGCGCCAAAAGTAGCTTTGTATGCAAACGATAAATTGGTAGCCATCCAAAGTGCCGATAACGATCCACTGCGTATTATGAACAAGTTTCCGTCTTTTACATTCCGATATCAGTGGACGAATGAAAAACTGACAGCCAAAGCACTATATGAGTATGAAAATATTCCTTTGGCTACGCACACCCGTACCAAAGCAGGGGAACCATACGCATTGAAATTAGCGGTTGATAATCCAAGTCTTCAATTGACTGCAGGAGGATCAGACTTAAAGATG
The Limibacter armeniacum DNA segment above includes these coding regions:
- a CDS encoding glycoside hydrolase family 2 protein, producing MKKIFSLIFTVLLAYHLQAQLPAGYPKTNRVKENINLDWKFSKMLKGEKPSEENFDDRAWEKVNLPHNPDPLALDLDSVTEHWRQETFLRDQNWYRKKMRIDLTENEKAFIEFEGVHNATELYVNGNFVGRFAVNGYVSHHFDITDFVKSGEVNTIVVNADNSYDPMIAPDPDETDYVKWAGIYRDVYLVKTNRLHVNFNWEDAFAGVHITTPTVKKRNGTVSVRTTVVNEYSEASDCRIETMIVDADGAVVKKMTARSNVGQGQHKVFRQTTDIVDNYHLWSPDHPYLYRAVSVVYLNDKPVDFIENTFGFRSIELVDGQGLLLNGEPFFMIGINRHQNYPHIGDAVPNSMHFEAALAYKKAGVNAIRLSHYPQDNAFIEACDKLGIVLYEEPSTWILWDQGEWMDKLEQSMRMMVRNHRNHPSIIIWGAGINHRGPVPQLNSAAKEEDPFRLTASASSPWCGVKNAGGADIYATMDYRRTDWPEGDFCLVMEHGESNDGLAQQFHISRYKKRKNNIGALLWVGADYNRLRPNPKEHDMYTEYGMQTIYRVPRPAYYWYQSENSKVPFVHIADESVYKNEKIHVYSNAPKVALYANDKLVAIQSADNDPLRIMNKFPSFTFRYQWTNEKLTAKALYEYENIPLATHTRTKAGEPYALKLAVDNPSLQLTAGGSDLKMIRAYVVDKNGEVVINADNKVHFETKGAGTVVYEKEAFVENMQVYHGVATVYLSGTAKAGEVEIKATSGKLKSATIELTTVPFIADELAKNAQPIYDNPIYKIDIQTEGQLSQFGWEVANGGDSDAFTFQLGESTFSVTADEGLKWRKGTYTILGDLAFMGCDGVYTDAGDLKLTITGLSKGKYELKTYHHSFENRNKLFPYNMAVTRRDARDVFSYISDDEPVGIFNAKDIGERKPISVTNIIESNGTDPVEIYFRTDKESAATWLNGLEFKRVHNSIVEKRGI